A portion of the Ferrimonas lipolytica genome contains these proteins:
- a CDS encoding LemA family protein, which produces MSFYITLAIVIALIALVIVIFNTLVSLRNRHQNAFAQIEVQLKRRYDLIPNLVETAKAYLKHEQETLEAVISARNQALAGLSAASNDPSNATAIGKLGGAESALTGALGRLNVVMEAYPELKANENMMQVSEELTATENRVAFARQGFNDAVMAYNEYKQKFPAVMLAASFGHGKDAALLEFDDSNEIQAAPKVQF; this is translated from the coding sequence ATGTCGTTCTATATTACCCTTGCGATAGTGATCGCCCTGATCGCTTTAGTTATCGTTATTTTTAACACCTTAGTTAGCCTTCGTAATCGCCACCAAAATGCCTTTGCCCAAATAGAGGTTCAATTGAAGCGACGTTACGATTTGATTCCAAATCTGGTAGAAACCGCCAAAGCCTACCTCAAGCACGAACAAGAGACCCTCGAAGCGGTGATATCTGCCCGTAATCAAGCGCTGGCCGGGCTTTCAGCTGCAAGTAATGACCCGAGTAACGCCACCGCCATAGGTAAACTTGGTGGAGCCGAGTCAGCGCTGACTGGCGCACTTGGTAGACTGAACGTGGTAATGGAGGCCTACCCAGAACTAAAAGCCAATGAAAACATGATGCAGGTTTCAGAAGAACTTACCGCTACTGAAAACCGAGTGGCCTTTGCTCGCCAAGGATTTAATGATGCCGTGATGGCGTACAACGAGTACAAACAGAAGTTTCCGGCGGTTATGCTTGCAGCAAGTTTTGGCCACGGTAAAGACGCAGCACTGCTTGAGTTCGACGATTCCAATGAGATCCAAGCTGCACCGAAGGTTCAGTTTTAG